One genomic region from Drosophila busckii strain San Diego stock center, stock number 13000-0081.31 chromosome 3R, ASM1175060v1, whole genome shotgun sequence encodes:
- the LOC108601713 gene encoding ras-like protein 1, translated as MTEYKLVVVGAGGVGKSALTIQLIQNHFVDEYDPTIEDSYRKQVVIDGETCLLDILDTAGQEEYSAMRDQYMRTGEGFLLVFAVNSAKSFEDIGTYREQIKRVKDAEEVPMVLVGNKCDLPSWNVQNEQAREVAKQYGIPYIETSAKTRMGVDDAFYTLVREIRKDKDNKGRKGRKTNKPNRRFKCKML; from the exons ATGACGGAATACAAGTTGGTTGTGGTCGGTGCTGGCGGTGTTGGCAAATCAGCACTGACAATACAATTAATTCAAAACCATTTTGTTGACGAATACGATCCCACAATCGAGGACTCATATCGCAAGCAAGTGGTTATTG ACGGTGAAACCTGCCTGCTGGACATTTTAGATACCGCTGGACAAGAGGAATATTCCGCCATGCGTGATCAGTATATGCGAACGGGCGAAGGATTTCTCCTGGTATTCGCTGTGAATAGTGCCAAGTCATTTGAGGATATTGGCACATATCGTGAGCAAATCAAACGTGTTAAGGATGCCGAAGAGGTGCCAATGGTGCTTGTGGGCAATAAATGTGATCTGCCCTCGTGGAATGTGCAAAACGAACAAGCCCGAGag GTGGCCAAACAATATGGCATTCCATACATAGAAACGTCTGCCAAGACGCGCATGGGTGTGGATGATGCATTTTACACATTGGTCCGTGAAATACGCAAAGATAAGGATAACAAGGGACGAAAAGGTCGCAAAACGAATAAGCCGAACCGTAGATTTAAATGTAAGATGCTTTAA